From the Pedobacter cryoconitis genome, one window contains:
- a CDS encoding sensor histidine kinase yields MKIRAKLLLLFLTLFGALLLAFAVFIYISTAQSRKDQYYKHLKREAITKANLLFDAKVPPTVLQLIYKNSLNSLFEEEVAVYDTSFNLLYHDAVQIDKVKETRQMINQIILQKEITFEQESLQVVGLLYLHKGRTYVITAAANDKYGLTRLEEFKYTLIISFIIIISLTIAAGYYFVGKALNPVAEIVDKVEEITATNLYKRVHVKNERDEIGELATTFNNMLDRLEQSFDGQRSFVSNISHELRTPLATIVGELQLALIRERSVAEYKEVIRLSLSDAQRLVKLSNGLLDLAKASYDQTTVSMKVLRTDELLMDAREAVLKGFEDYKIDIVFDKEIDDDSEISVRGNEYLLKVAFINLMENACKFSADHRCVVSINFDQGSVILGFKDSGIGIEQDEIDRIFSAFYRGKNKGFSAGNGIGLSLTEKIVGMHHGEIEVKSVVGAGSEFTIVMAHVMVSSDR; encoded by the coding sequence ATGAAGATAAGAGCGAAACTTTTGTTGTTGTTTTTAACGCTTTTTGGTGCTTTGCTTTTGGCATTTGCAGTGTTTATTTATATTTCTACAGCGCAGAGCAGGAAGGATCAATATTATAAGCATCTTAAAAGAGAAGCGATTACGAAAGCAAATTTGCTTTTTGATGCAAAAGTTCCGCCCACGGTATTACAGTTGATTTATAAGAATTCTTTAAATTCTTTGTTTGAGGAAGAGGTTGCTGTTTATGATACTTCGTTCAATTTACTGTATCATGATGCAGTACAAATAGATAAGGTTAAAGAAACCAGACAGATGATCAATCAGATTATTCTTCAAAAGGAAATAACTTTTGAGCAGGAGTCTTTACAGGTTGTAGGGCTTTTATATCTGCACAAGGGAAGGACTTATGTAATTACAGCGGCAGCAAATGATAAATATGGGTTGACGCGTTTGGAGGAGTTTAAGTATACTTTGATCATTTCTTTTATCATTATTATCAGTTTGACGATCGCTGCGGGGTATTATTTTGTGGGGAAAGCGCTGAATCCGGTTGCGGAGATTGTGGATAAGGTGGAGGAGATTACTGCGACTAATTTGTACAAGCGGGTACATGTCAAGAATGAGCGGGATGAGATTGGTGAGCTGGCCACTACTTTTAATAATATGCTGGATAGGCTGGAGCAGTCTTTTGATGGACAGCGAAGTTTTGTAAGTAATATTTCTCATGAGTTGAGGACTCCGCTGGCAACTATTGTAGGGGAGTTACAGCTGGCTTTAATCAGGGAACGCAGTGTGGCGGAGTATAAGGAGGTGATCCGGTTGTCGTTGAGTGATGCGCAAAGATTAGTGAAGTTGTCTAATGGTTTACTCGATTTGGCGAAAGCGAGTTATGATCAGACTACGGTAAGTATGAAGGTGCTGAGGACGGACGAGTTATTGATGGATGCAAGGGAAGCGGTTCTTAAGGGGTTTGAGGATTATAAGATTGATATTGTTTTTGATAAAGAGATTGATGATGATAGTGAGATATCTGTCAGGGGAAATGAGTATTTGCTGAAGGTTGCGTTCATTAACCTAATGGAGAATGCATGTAAGTTTTCTGCTGATCATCGGTGTGTGGTGAGTATCAATTTTGATCAGGGGTCAGTTATACTTGGGTTTAAGGATTCAGGAATAGGGATTGAGCAGGACGAGATTGATCGTATATTTTCTGCTTTTTACAGGGGAAAGAATAAGGGGTTTAGTGCGGGGAATGGGATCGGGTTATCGCTGACGGAAAAGATTGTGGGGATGCATCATGGGGAGATTGAAGTGAAGTCTGTAGTAGGGGCAGGGAGTGAGTTTACCATTGTCATGGCACATGTGATGGTTTCTTCAGATAGGTAA
- a CDS encoding response regulator transcription factor produces the protein MDILVIEDEQRVAELIKKGLEELGFHITLAFDGEMGKKLALTKTYDLILMDLILPKINGIDLCKEVRIARPDIPIIMLTALGTTDDKVEGFDAGADDYLVKPFDFRELHARIRALIKRNQTQNNTFNQGFILRFADLEMNLETKLVKRNDVQIDLTPKEFRLLEYMMGNSERVLSRTEIAEKVWDTFDSGTNFIDVYINYLRKKIDKNYEVKLIHTKPGMGFIFKEG, from the coding sequence ATGGACATACTGGTTATTGAAGATGAACAAAGAGTAGCTGAACTGATCAAAAAGGGATTGGAGGAACTTGGATTTCATATCACACTTGCCTTTGATGGAGAAATGGGGAAGAAGCTTGCTTTGACGAAAACTTACGATCTGATTCTCATGGATTTAATCCTTCCGAAGATCAATGGTATTGATCTCTGTAAGGAAGTGCGTATTGCCAGACCGGATATTCCTATTATTATGCTGACTGCTTTAGGGACTACAGATGATAAAGTGGAAGGTTTTGATGCAGGCGCGGACGATTACCTTGTTAAGCCTTTTGATTTCAGGGAATTGCATGCCAGGATACGCGCCTTAATTAAAAGAAATCAGACACAGAACAATACTTTCAACCAGGGTTTTATTTTGCGTTTTGCAGATTTGGAAATGAACCTGGAAACCAAGCTGGTTAAAAGGAATGATGTACAGATAGATTTGACCCCTAAGGAGTTTCGTTTGCTTGAATATATGATGGGGAATTCTGAAAGGGTATTGTCCAGAACAGAAATTGCAGAGAAGGTTTGGGATACGTTTGATTCAGGGACGAATTTCATTGATGTGTATATCAATTATTTAAGGAAAAAGATAGATAAGAATTACGAGGTGAAACTGATTCATACTAAACCGGGAATGGGTTTTATATTTAAAGAGGGATGA
- a CDS encoding SusC/RagA family TonB-linked outer membrane protein, translating to MKQLYKQLKQVITVVLFLLAPMTLAAQIKISGTVSDETKQSLPGVSVLVDGTKQGTVTDMNGHFLLTAKKGQTVSFQYLGYEKKQIIIGDEAVINVILKGDSKALSEVVVTALGIKKDTKRIGYALQTVDGDDLLKARDPNPIGGLIGKVAGLSVGPSPEVLREPNVMIRGDKLTLYVIDGFPINTDTWNISPDDIETYTVLKGPAAAALYGSRAVNGAILITTKKGDKNKKGLTVDFNSSTVINSGFLTFPRIQNSFGAGENTQYVFVDGKGGAPGGVDGDYDVWGPYFAGQLIPQYDSPVINGVRQATPYTARGKNNLKNFLKTGYQTNNNVSLSANGETYTTRFSVSQSKQSSYIPNSGLNIVNFNMYGSFNPSPRLKIEGNLDFNRQFTDNFPDADYGPSSLIYSTAIWTGADWDVNAPDIKAIWQPGKEGVQSQFAEYQRYHNPYLMTEKWLRGHYKNDVYGYLSANFKIDNHLNATLRSQFDTYSILRTEKLPFSAHPYGREGNQGDYREDRRNLFENNNELLLNFNYNVKNFVNLSGLVGTNLRTLSYNSSWTSTDYLNVPEVYSFSNSKNPVQSTSFNSSMMVLSGYFSLDAAFGKYATLSTTSRIDKSSAFQTPTTYYYPSVSLATVISDYIKMPNLISFLKARASFSNVRTDATSASIGPAPFSSITAFGGQTGSNLTNNPLGYGNTYMSPYNGPNYSLNTAFNINKPYNNQAAGYGPDYLYQNGIKTTTRVNYEEGFDIKFLENRLGLSATAFQYIDGPQVLANQISTATGYNILYLNALKTKKTGYEVSLSGTPIKDMGGFGWDVLVNWSTYKRVYKELPKGQDTYQTFFKEGDRTDKLYGTAFVRTKDGQIINDAAGKPLVNGGANQYLGNLNSDYSWSIYNKFHYKSWSLGVQFDGSVGGKTIDYMHNKTMRGGSNIETAQGALGDARYQDWANYGKKGYNGTYVGEGVVISNGASINYDSKTGAILNYGDLAFAPNTNKVFVQDYVSKYYNFDEANLMSKTFAKLREVTLGFDLPKKLLAGTFIHKASVSLVGRNLLYFYKDKRFKDVDLDQYNGETPLTGLQSPTVRSYGFNINVTL from the coding sequence ATGAAACAGCTTTACAAGCAATTAAAACAAGTAATAACTGTTGTGTTATTTTTGCTTGCCCCGATGACCTTAGCGGCGCAAATTAAAATATCAGGTACAGTTAGTGACGAAACCAAACAGTCCTTACCCGGGGTAAGTGTTTTGGTTGATGGAACCAAACAAGGTACAGTAACAGACATGAACGGCCACTTTCTTTTAACCGCAAAAAAAGGGCAGACAGTATCCTTTCAATACCTGGGATATGAAAAAAAACAAATCATTATTGGCGATGAGGCTGTCATTAATGTAATACTAAAAGGTGATAGCAAAGCACTTTCTGAAGTTGTAGTTACCGCTTTAGGTATCAAAAAAGACACTAAAAGAATTGGTTATGCCCTACAGACTGTTGACGGTGACGATTTGCTAAAAGCACGTGATCCGAATCCAATCGGCGGTTTGATAGGAAAGGTAGCTGGTTTATCTGTTGGCCCTTCTCCGGAGGTATTGAGAGAGCCGAACGTGATGATCCGTGGTGATAAGTTAACCTTATATGTGATTGACGGATTTCCTATCAATACCGATACCTGGAATATCAGTCCTGACGACATTGAAACTTATACTGTATTAAAAGGCCCTGCTGCTGCTGCTTTATATGGTAGCCGCGCGGTAAATGGTGCGATATTGATTACGACTAAAAAAGGCGATAAGAATAAAAAAGGACTGACCGTTGATTTCAACAGCAGTACAGTAATTAATAGTGGATTTTTGACTTTCCCTCGTATACAAAATTCATTTGGTGCTGGTGAAAACACACAGTACGTATTTGTAGACGGTAAAGGTGGTGCACCAGGTGGTGTGGATGGAGATTATGACGTTTGGGGGCCTTATTTTGCCGGACAGTTGATTCCTCAGTATGATAGCCCGGTAATTAATGGCGTAAGACAAGCGACTCCATATACAGCCAGAGGTAAAAACAATTTAAAGAACTTCTTAAAAACTGGATATCAAACCAATAACAACGTCTCTTTAAGTGCTAACGGTGAGACTTATACCACAAGATTTTCAGTTTCACAATCAAAACAATCGAGTTATATTCCGAATAGCGGGCTTAACATTGTCAATTTCAACATGTATGGTTCATTCAATCCAAGCCCAAGGTTGAAAATTGAAGGTAACCTTGATTTTAACAGACAATTTACGGATAACTTTCCTGATGCGGATTATGGACCTTCAAGTTTAATCTATAGTACAGCAATCTGGACTGGTGCAGACTGGGATGTAAATGCACCGGATATTAAAGCAATCTGGCAACCAGGTAAAGAAGGTGTTCAATCGCAGTTTGCGGAATATCAACGTTACCATAATCCTTATCTGATGACAGAAAAGTGGTTGCGCGGACATTATAAAAATGATGTGTACGGTTATCTTTCTGCAAACTTCAAAATTGATAACCATTTAAATGCAACACTTCGTTCTCAATTTGATACTTACAGTATCTTACGTACAGAAAAACTTCCATTCTCTGCTCACCCTTACGGACGTGAAGGAAATCAGGGGGACTATCGTGAAGACAGACGTAATTTATTTGAAAACAACAATGAGTTGTTATTAAACTTCAATTATAACGTCAAAAACTTTGTCAACCTTTCTGGTTTGGTGGGAACAAATCTTCGTACCTTATCTTATAATTCAAGCTGGACTTCTACTGATTACCTGAATGTTCCTGAAGTTTATTCTTTCAGTAACTCTAAAAACCCAGTACAGTCTACCAGTTTTAACTCAAGCATGATGGTGCTGAGTGGTTATTTCTCATTGGATGCTGCTTTCGGTAAGTATGCAACCCTATCTACAACAAGCAGGATAGATAAGTCATCAGCTTTCCAGACGCCAACCACTTATTATTATCCAAGTGTATCATTGGCAACTGTAATTTCGGATTATATCAAAATGCCAAATCTTATTTCATTCCTGAAAGCAAGAGCATCATTCTCCAATGTACGTACTGACGCAACCAGTGCAAGTATAGGCCCTGCTCCTTTTAGTTCAATCACAGCATTTGGTGGACAAACAGGATCTAACCTGACGAACAATCCACTGGGTTATGGCAATACCTATATGTCTCCTTATAATGGGCCAAACTATTCTTTGAATACAGCATTTAATATCAATAAACCATATAACAATCAGGCTGCTGGTTATGGCCCGGATTATTTGTATCAAAATGGTATTAAAACTACTACACGTGTGAATTATGAAGAAGGTTTTGATATCAAATTCTTAGAAAACAGATTAGGTTTAAGTGCTACGGCTTTCCAGTACATAGATGGGCCACAGGTTTTAGCGAACCAGATTTCTACTGCTACGGGTTATAATATATTATATCTGAATGCTTTAAAAACAAAAAAGACTGGTTATGAAGTTTCCCTGAGTGGCACACCGATTAAAGATATGGGTGGCTTTGGCTGGGATGTTTTGGTTAACTGGTCAACTTATAAGCGCGTTTATAAAGAACTACCTAAAGGACAGGATACTTATCAGACTTTTTTCAAAGAGGGAGATCGTACAGATAAATTGTATGGAACTGCTTTCGTCAGAACTAAAGATGGACAAATTATTAATGATGCGGCTGGAAAGCCATTAGTTAATGGTGGTGCGAATCAATATCTGGGGAACCTGAATTCAGATTATTCATGGAGTATTTACAACAAGTTTCACTACAAAAGCTGGAGTTTAGGTGTGCAGTTTGATGGTAGCGTAGGTGGAAAAACTATTGATTATATGCATAATAAAACTATGCGTGGTGGTTCAAATATCGAAACTGCCCAGGGTGCTTTGGGTGATGCACGTTACCAGGATTGGGCTAATTATGGCAAGAAGGGTTATAATGGTACTTATGTAGGTGAAGGTGTAGTGATTTCTAATGGTGCATCTATCAACTATGATTCTAAAACTGGTGCGATCCTGAATTACGGGGACCTTGCTTTTGCGCCAAATACAAATAAGGTATTTGTTCAGGATTATGTAAGTAAGTATTATAATTTCGATGAGGCCAACCTGATGAGCAAAACTTTCGCGAAACTTCGCGAGGTTACGCTTGGATTCGACCTTCCTAAGAAATTACTTGCGGGTACATTCATTCATAAAGCTTCTGTGTCTTTAGTAGGCCGTAATTTATTATACTTCTATAAAGACAAAAGATTTAAGGATGTTGATTTAGATCAGTATAACGGAGAAACTCCGCTTACTGGCTTACAATCACCTACAGTACGTAGTTATGGATTCAACATCAACGTTACATTATAA
- a CDS encoding SusD/RagB family nutrient-binding outer membrane lipoprotein, with amino-acid sequence MKKIFKLYSLLPLLLVITISGCKKDFEEKTINNNKPNAVQASLLLNGILTGNGLVEGPNDSKETNNQYYLNNYDYYGNNRYDFKYGDDYYTVLKNVVEMEKQAAKAGSAINSYAALGKFFKAYLFTKMSMEMGDIPMTDALAGIANLTPAYDTQKNVMLQSLALLESANTDLTTLIAAKENILAGDIYFNGDLLKWQKLVNTFRIRLLIQLSKRADDDAQLNVKKQFSDIVSNRTKYPIMESAADNMQYIYISPTNYYPQNPDNFGQSGSRKNTSATYISLLTKLKDPRVFVAAEPSRYQVDSLKLSPTDFSSFIGADAGQDLGIMYNNAGLQKYSFLNRKRYYSTYTGEPSIQVGYAELMFNIAEGIYRGWAAGDAESYYTAGIKSSMDSYKIPTGTGTFTAYFYRPGSTNVALPANYDTYTINVNWDTYYNQPEVKYNTATALKQIVQQKYLALFRHSGLESYFTYRRTGFPAFTTGPGTGNGGRIATRFQYHEYERTANAANYQIAIQSQYGGNDDINGIMYILK; translated from the coding sequence ATGAAAAAGATATTCAAACTTTATTCTTTGCTACCTCTTTTACTTGTGATTACCATCTCGGGATGCAAGAAGGACTTCGAAGAGAAAACGATCAATAATAATAAACCAAATGCGGTACAGGCATCTTTACTATTAAATGGGATCTTAACTGGCAATGGCCTGGTAGAAGGTCCAAATGATTCTAAAGAAACCAATAATCAGTATTACCTGAATAACTATGATTATTATGGCAACAACCGCTATGATTTCAAATACGGTGATGATTATTATACGGTGTTAAAAAACGTCGTTGAGATGGAAAAACAGGCAGCTAAGGCCGGATCTGCTATTAATTCTTATGCTGCGCTTGGAAAGTTCTTTAAGGCTTACCTGTTCACCAAAATGAGTATGGAAATGGGAGATATTCCGATGACCGATGCGCTGGCCGGGATAGCGAACCTTACTCCTGCTTATGATACACAGAAAAATGTGATGTTACAGTCTCTGGCTTTATTGGAAAGTGCCAACACAGATTTAACAACTTTAATCGCAGCAAAAGAGAATATACTTGCCGGAGATATCTATTTTAATGGTGATTTGCTGAAATGGCAAAAACTTGTAAATACTTTCAGAATCCGTCTGCTGATCCAGCTGAGTAAAAGAGCCGATGATGATGCACAACTCAATGTGAAAAAACAATTCTCTGATATTGTCAGCAATAGGACTAAATATCCTATCATGGAAAGTGCTGCTGATAACATGCAATATATTTATATATCTCCGACGAACTATTATCCGCAGAACCCTGATAATTTTGGACAGAGCGGATCGAGAAAAAACACTTCGGCTACTTATATCAGTTTATTGACGAAACTAAAAGATCCAAGGGTATTTGTAGCTGCCGAACCTTCGCGTTATCAGGTAGATTCTTTAAAACTGAGCCCTACAGACTTCTCTTCTTTTATCGGAGCTGATGCAGGGCAGGATCTTGGTATCATGTATAACAACGCAGGTTTACAGAAGTATTCATTCTTAAATAGAAAACGTTATTATTCAACTTATACTGGTGAACCAAGTATTCAGGTTGGTTATGCTGAGCTGATGTTCAATATTGCTGAGGGGATATATCGCGGATGGGCTGCTGGTGATGCAGAGAGCTATTATACTGCTGGTATCAAAAGTTCTATGGATTCTTATAAGATCCCTACGGGTACAGGGACTTTTACGGCTTATTTCTATCGCCCGGGTTCAACTAACGTTGCTTTACCTGCCAACTATGATACTTATACTATCAATGTAAATTGGGATACCTATTACAATCAGCCTGAAGTAAAGTATAATACAGCAACTGCACTTAAACAGATTGTACAGCAAAAGTACCTGGCTTTATTCCGTCATTCAGGGCTGGAGTCTTATTTTACTTATCGCCGTACGGGTTTCCCTGCTTTCACAACTGGACCGGGCACTGGAAATGGCGGACGTATTGCAACGCGCTTTCAGTATCATGAGTATGAACGTACTGCAAATGCGGCAAATTATCAAATTGCTATACAGAGTCAGTATGGTGGCAATGATGATATTAATGGTATCATGTATATTTTGAAATAG
- a CDS encoding type II toxin-antitoxin system RelE/ParE family toxin produces the protein MTIIWSQKAGETFQRNIDYLKDNWTQNEVDKFVARVFEYLEILSSEPFIARRTYKTKDTYIGVIIPHISIVYRIKPRKNLLEIVTFIDNRQSLKKNRRFL, from the coding sequence ATGACGATTATCTGGTCTCAAAAAGCAGGTGAAACCTTTCAAAGAAATATTGACTATCTTAAAGACAATTGGACGCAGAACGAAGTTGACAAGTTTGTTGCCAGAGTATTCGAGTATCTTGAAATTCTGAGTAGCGAACCTTTCATCGCTCGTAGAACCTATAAAACTAAAGACACCTATATTGGTGTAATCATCCCTCATATTTCTATTGTCTACAGAATTAAACCCAGAAAAAATCTTCTTGAAATCGTAACTTTCATTGATAATAGACAGAGTTTAAAAAAGAACAGACGTTTCCTTTAA
- a CDS encoding SRPBCC family protein: MPTIYLSTFILATPEIVFDLSRSIDLHQISTKQTHEEVIAGRLSGLIELGESVTWRAKHFGFFQELTSKITAFEKPNSFTDEMVSGAFKSFKHIHKFEPTHNGTIMVDIFSYISPLGTLGKLADYLFLKKYMKNLLINRNLIIKEYAENRDSIL, from the coding sequence ATGCCCACAATATATTTAAGTACATTCATTCTGGCAACACCAGAAATTGTATTTGATCTTTCCCGGAGTATCGATTTGCATCAGATATCTACAAAACAAACTCATGAAGAGGTAATTGCAGGAAGATTGTCTGGATTAATAGAATTAGGTGAATCTGTTACATGGCGGGCAAAACATTTTGGTTTTTTTCAGGAATTGACATCAAAAATCACGGCTTTTGAAAAACCAAATTCATTTACTGATGAGATGGTCAGTGGCGCATTCAAATCATTCAAGCACATACATAAATTCGAACCTACACATAATGGAACGATAATGGTTGATATTTTTTCTTACATCTCCCCATTAGGAACGTTAGGAAAACTTGCTGACTATCTTTTTCTAAAAAAATATATGAAAAATCTTTTAATAAATCGTAATCTGATCATAAAGGAGTATGCAGAGAATAGAGATTCTATTCTCTAA
- a CDS encoding NAD(P)-dependent oxidoreductase: MSRKILILGATGRTGKHAIPMALEKGYEVVALVRNPAKIVVKHDRLTIVEGLPVNIDDIRKAMEGCDVVLSLLSPLTRGEAISFRKINAPRILEKSMINVVRVMNEYGVKRILILSSVGVGNSWKYTPWYVKVLVRLTNFKVIFADHNAQEDLIQTSGTNWTIARPAGLNENETIGTLAVTYDHTPKPFQMSRKLLAKFFIDNLYSKDFIHKMPMLSEK, encoded by the coding sequence ATGTCAAGAAAAATATTAATATTAGGTGCTACTGGCAGAACTGGTAAACACGCGATACCAATGGCATTGGAAAAAGGTTACGAAGTGGTTGCCTTGGTTAGAAATCCAGCAAAGATCGTTGTTAAGCATGATAGACTAACTATTGTGGAAGGGCTTCCTGTAAACATCGATGATATCCGAAAAGCGATGGAAGGATGCGATGTGGTCCTCAGTTTGTTAAGTCCTTTAACCAGGGGAGAAGCCATTTCTTTCCGGAAAATAAATGCGCCGCGTATCCTTGAAAAAAGCATGATTAATGTGGTGCGGGTGATGAATGAATACGGAGTTAAACGTATATTAATCTTATCCTCTGTTGGAGTGGGAAATTCCTGGAAATATACGCCATGGTATGTGAAGGTATTGGTCAGGCTCACCAATTTCAAGGTTATATTTGCCGACCATAATGCTCAGGAAGATTTAATTCAGACATCCGGAACAAATTGGACTATTGCCAGACCTGCCGGCTTAAATGAAAACGAAACAATTGGAACGTTAGCTGTAACTTATGATCATACACCAAAGCCGTTCCAGATGAGCCGCAAACTGCTGGCGAAATTCTTTATTGATAATTTATATAGTAAGGATTTTATTCACAAGATGCCTATGCTGTCAGAGAAATAA
- a CDS encoding SDR family NAD(P)-dependent oxidoreductase, with product MKKTIVITGGTGGIGYAVAIALAKQGNDIIFQGRDADKGRKIAEELSKINGTNARFIAADVSSIEGMKALALGIKKITNKIDILIQATGTLNSERQETKDGLYESFAVNYLCKFMLDYLLVDELKSGRGKVIIVGGPLRRGATINFDDLQMKTNYSLFNSIGRNQLAIHMHAQEFSKRYGGSIPINVVNAGMVKTGIDRKVKGIMRLMFLVLGPILANSIESAIVNVIALADTDGRDAGYFFPKVAKPAIKERIDLDASVASKLWDESIKIGKLNV from the coding sequence ATGAAGAAAACAATCGTAATTACTGGTGGAACTGGTGGCATTGGATATGCTGTTGCCATAGCACTGGCTAAACAGGGTAATGATATCATATTTCAAGGGCGTGACGCAGATAAAGGCAGGAAGATCGCTGAGGAGCTTTCCAAAATTAATGGTACTAATGCAAGATTTATTGCCGCCGATGTTTCTTCTATCGAAGGGATGAAGGCCCTGGCTCTGGGCATAAAAAAAATAACCAATAAAATAGATATATTGATTCAGGCCACGGGTACACTCAATTCTGAAAGACAGGAGACGAAAGATGGGTTGTACGAGAGCTTTGCTGTAAATTACTTATGTAAGTTTATGCTGGATTATCTATTAGTGGATGAATTGAAAAGTGGACGGGGAAAAGTAATTATTGTTGGTGGCCCGCTGAGGAGAGGTGCCACTATCAATTTTGACGACTTACAAATGAAAACCAATTATTCACTGTTTAACAGTATAGGACGAAATCAGCTCGCCATTCATATGCATGCTCAGGAATTCAGTAAACGATATGGCGGTTCAATACCAATTAACGTTGTGAATGCAGGAATGGTGAAAACAGGCATTGATAGAAAGGTAAAGGGTATTATGAGACTTATGTTCCTTGTTTTGGGGCCAATATTGGCAAATAGTATTGAAAGTGCCATTGTGAATGTGATTGCGCTGGCTGATACCGATGGAAGGGACGCTGGCTATTTCTTTCCAAAGGTTGCAAAACCGGCAATAAAAGAGAGAATAGATTTAGATGCTAGTGTAGCATCAAAGTTGTGGGATGAGAGCATAAAAATCGGGAAATTGAACGTATAG
- a CDS encoding helix-turn-helix transcriptional regulator — translation MIYSQRVDPVQYLTDIAAQVGGTVENNSLILNGSADEGSIKLFILEEGLIMALTEVKSNLSISKLELNIPPDYLFIKLYLPDSHLDTMVKYDSRYYQISTPGVLLYNAHVELKSLFKIRQRFKIVSFVIHSDWLKKTFHSDSIFSQQRLFELPLFKFEHVKPVILQSALNLFILKIDSGPLNLRMKAIAYDILSHLFSAFDIQANSNLAEFKHQSDIEAIFRIREQLLDMEDMEYPTVDVLAKQAGMSASKLKTLFHSVFGMPVFEFYQYHRLAYARVLIEGRKHTIGEVGLKIGYTNLSKFSQAYKRQFGYLPHQTLLPDRAII, via the coding sequence ATGATTTATTCTCAGAGGGTTGATCCGGTCCAGTATTTGACAGACATCGCTGCGCAAGTTGGTGGTACTGTTGAAAATAATAGCTTAATCCTGAACGGTTCTGCGGATGAAGGCTCAATCAAATTATTTATTCTGGAAGAAGGCCTTATCATGGCTTTAACTGAGGTAAAATCAAACTTAAGTATCTCAAAGCTGGAACTTAACATTCCTCCGGATTATCTGTTCATAAAGTTATACCTGCCAGATTCCCACTTAGATACCATGGTAAAGTATGATTCCAGGTATTACCAAATTTCGACTCCAGGCGTTCTTCTCTATAATGCTCATGTAGAGTTAAAGTCATTGTTCAAGATCCGGCAACGGTTTAAGATCGTCTCATTTGTGATACACTCTGACTGGCTTAAAAAGACATTCCATTCTGATTCTATATTTTCACAGCAGCGCTTATTTGAACTACCGCTTTTTAAGTTCGAGCATGTTAAGCCTGTGATTTTACAATCTGCACTAAATCTGTTTATCCTTAAAATAGATTCCGGCCCTCTCAATTTACGAATGAAGGCAATTGCATATGATATACTTAGTCATCTTTTTTCGGCTTTTGACATACAAGCTAATTCAAATTTAGCTGAATTTAAACATCAAAGCGATATAGAAGCTATTTTTAGGATAAGAGAACAATTACTTGATATGGAGGACATGGAATATCCAACCGTGGATGTTTTGGCGAAACAAGCTGGGATGAGCGCTTCCAAATTAAAAACCCTGTTCCATTCTGTTTTCGGTATGCCTGTTTTTGAATTTTATCAGTATCACCGGTTAGCTTATGCCCGGGTTTTAATCGAAGGGCGGAAACACACCATTGGGGAGGTAGGTTTAAAAATAGGCTATACTAATCTAAGTAAGTTTTCTCAGGCTTATAAAAGACAGTTTGGTTACTTGCCACATCAGACTTTATTACCTGATCGGGCCATTATTTAA